AGTATAGGATAATGATAATATATGGCAGTTTTTCTGGAATTGAATACTCTAAAATAAAGCTGTTATCAGAGAGCTTCTGTGAAGATTTAAGTGAAATAGTTGCTGTCCCCTCCcaccctgggggaaaaaaaaagtgagagaaagcAAATTGTTTTTTAGTGGAATTATGCATGAAAATGACTAACTCATCTATTTATTGGTGGTTGTTGCTTTGGCTGctgttttgttctttcctttgggCATGCTTATAGTGCTTTAAAATTCAGTGTATTGCATATTAAATGCATGTGAGTAGAGAACAGTCTCAAAATGCACTTTTGAATTATTCAGTAGCTTCCTTTTCCATAATTTCAACTGTGGTGTTTTCacatttttgcatttaaattgCCTGAATTATTGAGTGTTGCATTATGTaactctgtttttccttttttaattttcagaaagtgtcctttttattttggtttataaaaaTGCACATGTCTTATTTATTGTTGTAATTTATCCATGTTGTGTTTTctagcccccccaaaaaattttttttcagtcatgaATGATCTTGTTTTATTGAAATTTAGTTTTGACAAACAAAGATCTTCAATATTGACATTTAAGGTTTCTGAGGAACAATTCTTCTAATCATTTTGACcaaataaaatgtacttattgTGATGGAATATGTGTAGCTTTGGgcagacaaaaaataattaagaggATCCAAAGGATCTATAAATGTTTTTGTTGAAATTCCACTTGGGAATGTGGTCCTATTGTGTAGTTTACTGAACACAGTTCTGGTCATTGTTATCATGGAAAGTGTGTCCTAAGAAAACACCAATTGGGCAAATTGATCGTGCTCTGAAGTTGTTCCTGTTGTCTTACAAAAAGGCATGTGCTTGGTTCCATTTGTTGTGTGGCTTTGTACAAACTTTTCCTAGGTTTGATTGGCTATTGATTTTGGGGGGCACAAGTCATTGAGCCACTCTGGATTGTACTGGGAGGTTGTTCCTGTAGTCATTTGCCTTGTGTTGGTTCCAGGGAAGCTGCCCGGGAGTGTcgcaggaagaagaaagaatatgtCAAATGTCTTGAAAATCGTGTGGCTGTGCTTGAAAACCAAAACAAGACCCTCATTGAGGAACTCAAGGCCCTCAAAGATCTTTATTGCCATAAAGCAGAGTAACTGTCTTTGACTTGGACCTTGTTTACTCTAAACTCTAATCAAGGCAGGCGTTGCACCAGTTCTACTAATTGCCATGTGGACTTGTGGAAGGGACATATGTGACCCTTAACTAAGAATCCAGTTTGGCTTAGTGTTGTTTGAAATTGAATTGGGAATATTGTTCCAGGATTTGGAATGCAACTCTGTTCACATTTACCAAGCTTACTTCAATCTGTTTGTCAATAGCAtgcaaaaaatgttttgtttgccCTTTGCTTCTACtttttccagggaagctgcaaaaGAATGTCGACGTCGAAAGAAAGAATATGTAAAGTGTCTGGAGAGTCGAGTTGCAGTGCTGGAAGTGCAGAATAAGAAGCTTATAGAGGAACTTGAAACCTTGAAAGACATTTGCTCTCCCAAAGCAGATTAGTAGAAATATTTAACTATGAACTGATTACAACATGTACAGTTGCTTTTGAAGGCAATACAATATATAGCCGGCAAGAATTATGGCTTTTTTCCTTTGTATCATTCATCTTACTTTCTAATCTCTAACATTCCTAAAATGCTTCCCTGTACGTAGTTAACTCTTAGGtataacttcaattttttttaaaaagagacaaactgtaaaaaatgtatgtaacaaattcttaaaatgaaatatttgtaagACTTGTTCCAATGCTACATATTTGCAGTTCCCAATCTCTGTGTCATGAATAGTGTCCTATGTAATAAAACTTTTTGCAggtctttaaaatcattttaggaAAGGATGATCAAATGCATCCAGcagtaaaataaagttaaaccACAAAAATACCTCAGGAAAGAATTGAAAGAAAGTATATCTAATGACATGCCTATATGAGAAGAATAGCCTAGAAATGAATTTTTGGAAGATTTTTGTATTAGTcactttgtaaagaaaatattatacagCTGTCCTTGAATGCTATAGTTGAAGACAGTTTTAATAGAACCATGTTGGTTGCACTTTGTAGTATTTGGTGCTTATTTAAATTTCTGAACATATATTACAGTTTTTTACTCTattgtgtaatataaattatcTTTTAGAAGTTCTTAGTGTTGGTTTGATATTATCCAATGAAAGTgacaagatatttttaatatctaaaagGAATTAAAAGCCTATTAGAATTGGATTGCATACATTCAAGGGTATGAGCTGATTCCTACACTGGATCATGATCCTTGCAAATGCTCCTTTTGCCATCTCATCTAAGGaggaccccagggctggggatgtggctcagtggtagatgcttgcctagcatgtgtagggcTCTGAGATGCAATCCTAGTCCtgctaaataaatgataaaaaggatGGTCCCAGAGATTTGTACAGAAGAACAGAGCAGAACGACCAGAGGCCAGCCTTTGTGATGGACTGACCCTTCCTGTTAGATGGTCTGGAGATCTGCTGATGGCCATCATCTGCAggcattttgaaataaaaccaaaaataatccgagattttatttttcatttcaaaacagaTTAAAGTCCATATCATATCAGATATTCTTCTGTCATTATATTCAGGTGAAGTTCCTTATAATTGAGACAGCAGTGTTGCTACTGGTACCCACAGTTCATCTTACTTTTATAGTAAAAAGCTTCAAGGCCTAGGCCCAACACCCTAACCGTACAACATTCACCAGTAGTACTGAATGTGGACTATATACTACACTCTACTGTATTTTCTACTGTAACTTCAGATTTGTTGAGGACCCTCCACCTTTAGTAGCAGAACTGACAATGGATATAGGGAGGTACAAAAATAGGAGGTCGTTCCTAAAGTTCCAACTGCTGCTGCCcccttatcatcatcatcattctttGTCTTATCTGTAACTTCCAGAAGGTAGGGAATGCTATTCttggctttcttttaaaatacttattgcAGAGCCTGAGCTTGAATTTCTTTTGGTCTTTTCTTCTATAGCGA
The sequence above is drawn from the Urocitellus parryii isolate mUroPar1 chromosome 9, mUroPar1.hap1, whole genome shotgun sequence genome and encodes:
- the Crem gene encoding cAMP-responsive element modulator isoform X22 is translated as MPTYQIRAPTTALPQGVVMAASPGSLHSPQQLAEEATRKRELRLMKNREAARECRRKKKEYVKCLENRVAVLENQNKTLIEELKALKDLYCHKAE